One Malania oleifera isolate guangnan ecotype guangnan chromosome 9, ASM2987363v1, whole genome shotgun sequence DNA segment encodes these proteins:
- the LOC131164610 gene encoding probable 3-hydroxyisobutyrate dehydrogenase-like 2, mitochondrial — protein sequence METPYPQPITATKTRVGWIGIGVMGSAMASRLLSAGYSLTIYSRTPSKASSLQSQGARLAPSPADVARSSDVVFTMVGRPQDVRSIVFDNEGILSGLNPGAVFVDHTSSHPSLAKEIFAAALERGCWAVDAPVSGGDIGAREGKLAILAGGDAGVVKWLSPLFEVMGRATFVGGAGCGMSCKIANQIAVGGNLVGLSEGLVFAGRAGLDARQFLEAVRGGAAGSMVMELFGERMIGRDFRPGGFAEYMVKDLGMGVDVVEHGKDEKVGVLPGAALCKQLFSSMVANGDGKLGTQGLISVIERINGM from the coding sequence ATGGAAACTCCCTACCCCCAACCCATTACCGCCACCAAGACCCGCGTTGGCTGGATCGGCATTGGCGTCATGGGCTCCGCCATGGCCTCTCGCCTACTCTCCGCCGGCTACTCACTCACCATCTACTCCCGCACCCCATCAAAAGCCTCTTCTCTACAATCCCAAGGCGCCCGCCTCGCCCCCTCCCCCGCCGACGTAGCCCGCTCCTCCGACGTCGTCTTCACCATGGTGGGACGCCCGCAAGATGTTCGTTCAATTGTCTTTGACAATGAGGGCATTCTATCGGGGCTGAACCCCGGCGCCGTCTTCGTCGATCACACCAGCAGCCACCCCAGTCTCGCCAAAGAGATATTTGCCGCCGCCCTTGAAAGGGGTTGCTGGGCTGTGGACGCCCCCGTCTCCGGCGGTGATATTGGGGCGAGGGAGGGGAAGTTGGCCATCTTAGCGGGCGGCGATGCTGGGGTGGTGAAGTGGCTGTCGCCGTTGTTCGAAGTTATGGGGAGGGCGACTTTTGTGGGCGGCGCCGGGTGCGGTATGAGCTGCAAGATTGCGAACCAAATCGCTGTGGGAGGGAACTTGGTTGGGTTGAGTGAGGGGTTGGTGTTTGCGGGGCGGGCGGGTTTGGATGCGAGGCAGTTCTTGGAGGCGGTGAGGGGTGGAGCGGCAGGCTCAATGGTGATGGAGTTGTTTGGGGAGAGAATGATAGGGAGAGACTTTAGGCCGGGCGGGTTTGCAGAGTATATGGTGAAGGACTTGGGGATGGGTGTGGATGTGGTGGAGCACGGGAAGGATGAGAAGGTGGGGGTGTTGCCTGGAGCTGCTCTCTGCAAGCAACTGTTTTCAAGCATGGTGGCCAATGGAGATGGGAAGCTTGGCACTCAAGGCCTCATTAGCGTTATAGAAAGGATAAATGGCATGTAA